The nucleotide window GTCGTGCCCGCCTGGTTCGGTGCCGTCGGGATCGCGACCGTCCTGGCCGGTCACCTCCTGGCCGTCTGGGTGGCACACACGGTGTCGTACGACCTGTTCCCGGACAGACTCCAGGCCGTCCGGAGCCAGTACGGGATCACGGTCGTGATGGTGGCGTACACGATGATCGCCCTGTGGATCGTGACGACCCCAGGAGGGGCCCCGCCGTACGTATGACCGACGAACCAGACGACACGGAGCTGTCCGTGCCGGCAGACGCGGAACGGTTCGACTGCCCTCACTGTGACCGAGTGTTCGCGCGCGAACGACACCTGAACCTCCACCGCGGCCAGGCTCACCCGGGCGTCGTGACGGACGCGGAGGCGGCGGCGTACCGCTCGGCCGCCGAGGCGGAGTGGACGGCGCTCAGACGCTACCGCTACGTCGCCTTGGGTGTGCTCGTGTTGCTGTACTTCGGCTTTCTCGTCGCCTTCGCCGTGGTCGGAACGTGACCCACAGACGAGATTCTCGTAAATTGCCGACGGCCCCAAACAATAGGTGGGTGTAGTCCCTGCCGTACGACACATGCCGCAATGTAGAAACTGTGGTTCGTTCGTCACGGAGCGGTACGTCCGAGTGTTCGCGCCACCGGGAATGGACGACGTTCGGGTCTGCCCCTCCTGTGAGGACATGGTCCGCGAGGGGGCCAGTGTCCGCGAGGCCCGATCCAAGCGCGTCTGACACGACTCGCGAGGCGTCTCGACTCTGCAACGGCCGACGACTGTGACGCACGCCGGACGGCCGGGGACCGTCCGGGGTGACGGCGGCTCTCACACCCCCACCGCGTTCTCCAGTGGCCTGAAGTCACCCCGGCCCCTGGTGTGGCTGTGTCCGACACCGACGTTCTCTGGCTGCGACGCGACCTCCGACTCCACGACAGCCCCGCGCTCGCGGCCGCCGCGGCCGCAGACGAACTGCTCGCGGTGTACTGCTTCGACCCCCGGGAGTACGGCGACCGCCCGTTCGGCGGCCGCGACTCCTTCCGCTACCGGAAGACCGGCGCCCACCGGGTCCGGTTCCGGCGGGAGGCGGTCGCCGACCTCCGGGAGCGACTCCGCGAACGGGGCGGCGAACTGCTGGTCCGCCACGAGCGCCCGGAACGGGCGCTGCGGACGGTCGCCGACGCCGTCGACGCCGACACCGTCCACTACCACACCCGGCCGTCGCCCGAGGAGATGGGCGTCGAGGAGGCCGTCCGCGAGCAGTTCCGCAACCGTCCGACGGCGACGGAACGCCACTGGGGGCACACGCTGTACCACGTCGACGACCTCCCGGTCCGGTACACGGAGATTCAGGACACGTACACTCCGTTCCGGAACACGGTGGAGGCGGGCGCCGAGGTGCGCGAGCCGTTGGAGACGCCCGAACTCCCGCCGACGCCGGCGACGGAGCCGTCACCCGGTGAGATCCCGACTCCGGAGACGCTCGGCGTGGAGCCGGCGACACCGGACGACCGGGGTGTCCACCCGTTCCCCGGCGGGGAGTCGGCGGCGCTGGACCGACTGGAGTCGTGGATGTGGGACGGGGACAACCTCCGGTCGTACCGCGACACCCGCAACGGGATGGTCGGTCCGGACTACTCCTCGAAGTTCTCACCGTACCTCAACGAGGGCTGTCTGTCGCCGCGGTACGTGAAACGGGAGGTAGACCGGTACGAGGCGGAACGAGTGTCGAACGACGACACCTACTGGCTCGTGTTCGAACTGCTGTGGCGCGACTTCTTCCAGTTCCAGGTCGCCAAACACGGCGCGACGTTCTTCGAACGGCCGGGGATCAGAGACCGCGAGATCGACTGGGCCGACCCGGAGACGGACCCGAAGGCGGCGAGTCAGTTCCGCCGGTGGTGTGAGGGCGCAACCGGGATCCCGTTCGTGGACGCGAACATGGTCGAGCTGAACCAGACGGGTTACGTGAGCAACCGGGGCCGCCAGATCGCGGCGAGCTTCCTCGCCAACAACCTCCGGATCGACTGGCGTCGGGGGGCGGCGTACTTCGAACGGCGGCTCGTCGACTACGACCCGGCCTCGAACTACGGCAACTGGGCGTACATCGCCGGCGTCGGCAACGACTCGCGCAACCGCCACTTCGACGTGTCCTCACAGGCGGAGAAGTACGACCCCGACGGGACGTTCGTCCGGCGGTGGCTGCCGGCGCTGTCGGACGTCCCGGCCGACGCCGTCCACGAGCCGTGGACGCTGACGCCCGCCCAGCAGCGTCGCCACGGGGTCGAACTGGGTATCGACTACCCGGAGCCCGTCGTCGACTTAGAGGCGAGCTACGAGAAGCTGCCGTAGCTACAGCAACGCGTCGATGTCTTCTTCCTGAGTGACGTCGACACCGTCGTCGGTGACGACCGCGAGGTTGATTCCGTTGCCGGAGGCGGTGTCGCGTTCCATCGCCGACTGGACTGCGCTGACCGCGACCGTCTCGGCGTCGTCGACGGAGATGCCCTCCTCGTACTGCTGTTCCAACACACCGAGGGCGTACTGGGAGCCGGAGCCGGTCACGGTGTAGTTCTCGTACGTCGTGCCGCCAGCGGCGTCGATGGAGAAGACGTGGCTGCCTTCGCTGTCGACGCCGCCCAGGATCGGCTGGACGATGAAGAAGCCGCCGGAGCGCAGCAGGTTCGCCGTCAGCGTCGACAGCGCCTCCATGCTCATGTCCTCGCCGCGGCGGGCCTCGTACAGCCGGACCTCGGCCTTCAGCGTCTCGATGAGGTTCTGTGCGGCGGAGACGGAGCCGGCGATGGTGAGCGCGGCCGTCGGGTGGATCTCCTCCACCTTCTGGACGTTCTTCGAGGAGACCATCGGGCCCAGGGAGGCACGCATGTCCGTCGCCATCACGACGCCGTCGTCGGCCTTCAGGCCGACCGTGGTGGTGCCGGTCTTCATCTCGCCGGCGTCGTCGGCCGCGGCGCGCCGCTCCGTGTCTTCGAACTCACCGATCTCCGGGCCGAACACCGTCTGGTCGTCGACGCCCGAGATCAGATCGTCGGAATCGCTAGTCGGTCGCATTGACGCAGAGTAAGTGGGCGCGGCAGATAAAAGCGTCCTTCCCGTGGTGACGCCGTCGCCGTGATCGGAGGGCCTCACTCCGTCGCCGACTCCGGGTCGGCGTCCGTGCCGTTCCAGTGGCCGACTGCGAATCCGAACACGCCGAGTCCGAGGCCGAGCGCGACGGCGGCGGGGTAGCCGGGAGGCGCGAGCGCGGCCGCGAGCGTCGTCCCGCCGAACGTCAGCCCGCCGCCGAACACCCCCGCGGCGAGGCTCGACCCGTTCCGTCGGCCCCAGACGAGCTCCGGGTGACGGGTCACGAGCAGTCCCGTGGCCGCGTACAGACACCCGACGGCGGCGAGGGTGACGGGGCCAGTGCCGCCGAACACCGGATCACTCTGTCTGGCGAGCCCGGCGACGGCCGTGGCGGCGCCGCCGACCAGCAGTGCCACTCCGTACTGTCGCGTCGAGGTCACGGTCGTGACTGACCGACGCCGTCCGCTTGAGAATTACTCCGTGTCTCCGTCCGTGTGACTGTCGTACGTCTCGTTGGCCCACTCGACGAGCCGGCCGACCGGGAGGACGACCCCGGCCCGGCGGGCCAACAGGGCAAGGGGGAGGGTGACGATCCCGAGCAGGACCGTCACCTGGTGGAGTGTGAACGCCGTCGCGCGTCGAACCGTGCTGGTCGCGTTCGTCATCTGCCGTAGCCGTCACGGGGGTACGCCCAGGTATAAGCCCGTCGCCGGCCCAGCCCGAGGCGTCCCGTCGCCGTCCCGCGATTCCGTCGACCTGGCGGCCGGGCGACACGTTCCCGACCGGTCGACGGTCCGAGTCGGATACTCCCGCTACGTCGGGTGCGGCCAGTGTGTAAGTTACGAGAATAACGGGCGGCGCGTACGCCCGTGTGACGGGCGAGACCGAACCTGTCAGCCGAGCGCACCGAACCGCAAGAGTCGAAAGCCCCACGCTCGAACCGGTGGGTATGAGCAACTACCTCGTCGCGCTGGAGGCTGCGTGGTTGGTGCGAGACGTGGAGGAGGTCGACGACGCTATCGGAGTCGCAGTCAGCGAGGCCGGTCGCCGTCTCAACGAGGCGGACAAGGAGTACGTCGAGGTGAACGTCGGGGCGACCCCGTGTCCCGCCTGTGGCGAGCAGTTCGACTCCGCGTTCATCGCCGCCGAGACGGCGCTCGTCGGACTGTTCCTGGAGATCGAGATCTACAACGCCGACAGCGAGGAACACGCCGCTCGGATCGCCAAGAGCGAGGTCGGCGGCGCACTCCGAGATATCCCCTTGGAGGTGATCGAGGTGGTGGAAGACCCCGATCCGGAGCAGGTCCCCGCAGACGAGGCCGCCTGACCCCCGTCGAGGCGAACAATTTATAAATTACCGGGAGTTATCACACTGTCGTGAATCTGCCGACACCGGGCGACCTCCTGGAGCGCCGGGAGGAGTTGGAGCTGACACAGAGCGAACTCGCCGAGCGCGCCGGGGTGTCACAGCCGTTGATCGCGCGGATCGAGGGCGACGACGTCGACCCCCGGCTGTCGACACTCCGCGGCATCGTCGAGGCGTTGGAGGAGGCCGAAGGCGGGGTCGTCCGCGCCGCGGACGTGATGCACGAGGGGATCGTCAGCGTGTCGCCCGACGACGCCGTCTCCGACGCAGTCACGACGATGGACTCGGAGGCGTACTCCCAGCTCCCGGTGTTGGACAACGGCGTCCCCGTCGGGTCGATCTCCTACACGGACGTGAGCCAGGCCGGCGGGGAGACGGACGACGTCGGGTCGTTCCCCGTCAGCGCCGTCATGAGCGAGTCGTTCCCCAGTGTCGCCCCCGACGCTACGGTCGAGCGCATCCAGAACCTCCTCGACTACTACAAAGCTGTCGTCGTCACGGACGGCGGCACCGCCGTCGGGATCGTCACGGAGGCGGACCTGGCGACGGCCGTCTCCTGACACCCGGAACTACGTCCCACTCCGGCGACGAGTAACCTCTCGAGTGACCTGTCCGACGACGGCGAGAGACAGTTCCCCGGGAGTTACTGTCGGACAAGGTGCGGCGAGGAGAGACACACGACGGACGTGTCGGCGACACTGAGTTCACAGAGCCGACGCAGTTCGACCCGGCTTCTGTGCCGGTCGGGTTCGACGACGCCAGACCGGTCACTCCTCTGTGATCGCGGCGTGTGCGAAGTCGGCGGCGACCGCGACGGTCGACGGCGACCGGGGTCGCCGGCTCGGGGCCCCCTTCGGTGCTCGTAGCGCTCGCGACACTCGCCGTCCACCGCCGCCGACCGACGAATAGTTTTACTTTTGTAGAGTTAAAGAAGAAGTGGTAAACGGTCGGACAGGAGCAGGACGGAATCGGGTTCGGTCCGTCTCTGTCTGGTGATTAGTCACTCCGTCGACAGTCCATCCGTCTCGACAAGAATTTAGTTACTCTAGTTCTTGTTGGAGACGTACGCAGTGCTCGACATGGGGCTGGCGAACGGCGGGGCAGCGTTCCTCTCGGCGGCGGTGACGGCGGCGGCAGTGTGGCTGGCCGTCTCTCGGGGTCGTGGGACAGCCAGCCGGTTGTTCGCCGCGACCGGGGGAGTGATCGTCGTCTGGTCGTTCGCGCTGGCGGTCGTGAGTCGCTCCGTTCGCCCGTACGCGACGCCCGCGTTTCTGCTGGCGTGGGTGTTGCAGTGGGGGTCGCTGATCGGCTGGTTCGTCTTCCTCTCGGAGTACGCCGGCGAGAGCCGGTGGCGGCGGCGTCCGGTCGCGGCGACGCTCGCGGGCGTGTTCTGTCTGGCGGCGACGGCCATCCTCACCACACCGGCCACCCAGCTCGTGTTCGCCGACCTCCAGGTGTCGTCTTCCGGGGGGGTGACGTACGCTCGCGGCCCGGCGTACCCCGTCACCTGGACCGTCGCGTCCGTCCTGCTCGCGGCCGTGATCCTCCTGTTGGCGCGACTGGCGCTGCGCTCCCGGCGGGAGAGCCGCCGGCAGTCGTTGGTGCTCGCCGCGGCCGTCGTCGCTCCGGTCGGGCTGGCGCTCCTGCGGGTCGTGAACGTGTTCGGCCCGGGGTGGCTCACCTACCTCGCGGTCGCCAACGCCGTCCAGATGGGGCTCGTCGCCGTCGGACTGTACGGCGGCGGGCTGTTGCGGCTGTCGCCCGTCACCCGGGCGTCGATCATCACCTCGTTGTCCGACCCGATCCTCGTCGTCTCGGACGACACCGTCGTCGACTACAACGAGGCCGCCGCCCGGGTGTTCCCGGACGTGGAGTCCGGAGCGTCGCTGTCGGCCGCCGCCCCGGCGCTGCTGACGGCCGACGACGGCCCGCTCGCCGAACGGCTCGCAGACCGGATCGAGCCGGTCGTCGACGGGGAAGAACGGTCGATGGTCGTCTCCCAGTCGGCCGTCGACGACACCACGACGGTCGTCAGCCTCCGCGACGTGACGGCCGCGGAGTCGTACGCGGCAGACCTGGAACGCCAGACGGAACAGCTCGACCGGTTCGCCTCCGTCGTCAGCCACGACCTCCGGAACCCGTTGGCGGTGATCCGGGGCAACCTGGAGGTGGCTCGCCGGGGGACGGACGACGAGGAACTGAACGAGCGGATCGCGGCCGCAGAACGCGCCACCGACCGGATGACACAGATCGTCGAAGACGCCCTCACGCTCGCCCGCGAGGGTGAGGTGGTAGAAGAGACGCAGCCGGTGTCCGTCTCGAACGTCGCTCGCGACGCCTGGCGAACGGTCGACACCGGGGCGGCGACGCTGGCGACGCCGACGGACCGAGTCGTCGCGGCCGACGCCGGCCGACTCCGTTCGGCGTTCGAGAACCTGTTCCGCAACGCCGTCGAACACGCCGCCGAAGGCGGCGACGGGGCGGAGCTGACCGTCACCGTGGACTCGACACCCGCCGGGTTCGCCGTCGCGGACGACGGCACCGGCGTCGATCAGGGCGACCGCGACACGGTGTTCGAGGAGGGGTACACGACCGGCGAGAACGGCACCGGGCTCGGACTCTCGATCGTCCGGTCGGTCGCCCGGGCTCACGGGGCCGAGGTTCGGCTCGTCGAGAGCGACGACGGCGGAGCACGCTTCGAGTTCACCGGATTCCGTGTCGTGGAAGATCGGTCGTCAGCCGGTGTCGCCGCGGAGTGACCGGCGCGTTACTCCCCGCCGTCACCCGTCAGGATCTCTACGTCCGTCGCCGGCTCCGACTCGAACACGGAGTCGGTCGCTCGCTCTGCCAACGGTCGGTCGTCGGCTTCGCCGTCGTCTCGACGTGTGGTCCCGTCGTCGGCTTCGCCGTCGTCCCGCCGCGTGGTGTGTTCTCCTTCGGTCGCGGCGTCGTCCCGCCGGGCCCGGGCCCGGGCACGCTCGTCGTGCGGGCGGTCGGCGTCGTCTGTGTCGAGGGCCGAGTCCTCGCTCTCGCCGAACAGTTCGCGTGCGATCTCTTCGCGGAGGCGGTGTGACGCGGTCGGGCCGATGTGCATACGAGCGACACGCGCTTGAGCCTCCTGAATCTGTCCCCGGTTGGCCGGAGCCGACAGCCCCTTTCGGCGCCGGTGCCTGGCAGACGACAGTGAGGAGACTCGCGCGGCTCGCGGCGACGGTGGCCGGACTGCTGTCGGCGGCGAACGTGATCGGTGAGCGGCGGCTCCGGGAGACGGTGGACCTCTCGTGGCCGCGGATCGTCACCGGGTTCGCCATCATGTCGAAACGGACGGTGGATCTGGCCATCGTCGGGATCGCGGTCGGAGCGGAGGCGGTCGCGGGGCTGTCCGTCGCGGCCGCCTTCTGGCAGGTTGGGAAGTTCGCCCTGATCGGGCTGGCCGGCGGGACGATCTCGCTCGTCTCACAGAACGTCGGGGGCGACGACGAGGGGCGTGCCCGAGAGGCCGTCGCCGCCAGTCTGCTGGCCGCGACGGCACTCTCGGTCCCGGTCGCGGTCGTCTACGCCGTCGCCGCCGGCCCGCTCGTCGGGCTCGTCGGCGGGGGCGCCGACGCCACCCGCCTGGGAGCGACGTACCTCGCCGTCGTCGCCCCCGGGCTCGTGTTCGAGGGGATCAACCTCGTCGCCTCCCGGACGTACGCCGGCGTCGGCGACACGGTGACACCGATGGGGGTGCGCGCGGCCGGCGCGGCGCTGAACGTCCTCGTCAGCGTCGTGCTCGTGTTCGGCGCCGGACTGGGCGTCCTCGGCGCCGCCGTCGGTACGACCGCCGCCACGGGCGTCGTCACGCTCGTGTTCGCCTGGGGGCTGTCCGGTCGCTCGTACTTCGGCCGCGGGGCCAGTCCCCTCCCGGTCGGCCTCCGGACCCGGCCGTCCGTCCCCCTCCTGCGTCAACTCGGCCGGGTGGCGGCGCCGTTGGTCGCCCGCCGGATCGCACAGGGGGTCGTCGTGTTCCCCCTGCTCGCGGTGGCGGCGACGTTCGGCGAGATCGTGCTCGCGGCGATCGGCGTCGCCAGACAGGTCCGGCAGCTGCTCAACAGCTTCACCTGGGGCTTCTCCGTCGCGGCGTCGACGCTCGTCGGCCAGGCGCTGGGCGCCGCCGAGGAGACGAGCGCGGTCGCGTACGGCCGCGAGATCGTCAACCTCTCTGCGGTGGTGTACGTGCTCGCGGCGGCCGTCGTCGCCGTCGCCGCCCGCCCGGTCGCGGCCGTGTTCGTCGACGCCGGCGCCGTCGACACGACCGCCGTCTTCGTCGCCGTCGCGGCGGTGTCGGCGGTGCCGCTCGGCGTCGACGGCTCCGTCACCGGGACGCTCCGGGGGGCCGGCGACACCCGTGTGCCGTTCGTCGCCGCGCTGGCCGGGCTGTACCTCGTCGCGCTGCCGTTGGCGTACCTGGGCACCGTGACGACGCTGGGCGCCGTCGGACTGCTCGCGGCGCTGGTGGCCGAGACACTCGTGCCGATGGTCGTCAACCTCCTGCGATTCCGCCGGCGGACCTGGCTGTCCGTCAGCCGGTCGCTCCGGCCGGACGCCGCCGACTGAGCCGCGTCACTCCCCGGTCGTCCGAGGGGTCCCCGAGAGAATCCCGTGGAGCCCGGTCAGTGGCTCGCCCAGCGTTACGCCGTCCGCGCCGATCTCGAACCGGCGGAGCGCCCGCTCGAAGTCGCCGGTGCGTTTCTTCAACACGCCGGCGGCCCGTCGGATCTCCCCGTCTAGCTCCAGGTACCGGACGAACAGGATCGTGTCCGCGAGGTAGCTCACGTCCTCGCCCGTGCCGGTGAACTCGCCGACGACGCCGTGAGTCTCGTCCGTGAGGAACGTCGTCACGTCGGCGCCGTTGAGGTAGCGACACAGCGCGTGGAGCCGGCTGCCGAGCTGTTCTTCCCGGCCCTGGAGCGTGACACGGTAGCCGGAGACCCCGTCGATCCCGACGAACTCGGCTCCGCGGTCCTCCACCGCCGTCCGCACCCGAGTGGCGAACTCCTGAGGGGGGTACGCCAACGGCTCCAGCTCGTGGACCTCCAGCCGTCCGGCCGCCTCCATCTCCGCCACCGGAATGCCGACCGCCTCCGACCGCTGCCGGAACGACTCGGCGCGTTCCTCGAACAGGTACAGGACGGCGTGTTCACCCCGCTCGGCGGCCGCGGCCGCGAACTGCGTCGCCAGCGTGGTCTTGCCGGCGCCGGTCGGGCCCGAGAGGATCGTAACG belongs to Halobaculum sp. MBLA0143 and includes:
- a CDS encoding sensor histidine kinase: METYAVLDMGLANGGAAFLSAAVTAAAVWLAVSRGRGTASRLFAATGGVIVVWSFALAVVSRSVRPYATPAFLLAWVLQWGSLIGWFVFLSEYAGESRWRRRPVAATLAGVFCLAATAILTTPATQLVFADLQVSSSGGVTYARGPAYPVTWTVASVLLAAVILLLARLALRSRRESRRQSLVLAAAVVAPVGLALLRVVNVFGPGWLTYLAVANAVQMGLVAVGLYGGGLLRLSPVTRASIITSLSDPILVVSDDTVVDYNEAAARVFPDVESGASLSAAAPALLTADDGPLAERLADRIEPVVDGEERSMVVSQSAVDDTTTVVSLRDVTAAESYAADLERQTEQLDRFASVVSHDLRNPLAVIRGNLEVARRGTDDEELNERIAAAERATDRMTQIVEDALTLAREGEVVEETQPVSVSNVARDAWRTVDTGAATLATPTDRVVAADAGRLRSAFENLFRNAVEHAAEGGDGAELTVTVDSTPAGFAVADDGTGVDQGDRDTVFEEGYTTGENGTGLGLSIVRSVARAHGAEVRLVESDDGGARFEFTGFRVVEDRSSAGVAAE
- a CDS encoding CBS domain-containing protein; the encoded protein is MNLPTPGDLLERREELELTQSELAERAGVSQPLIARIEGDDVDPRLSTLRGIVEALEEAEGGVVRAADVMHEGIVSVSPDDAVSDAVTTMDSEAYSQLPVLDNGVPVGSISYTDVSQAGGETDDVGSFPVSAVMSESFPSVAPDATVERIQNLLDYYKAVVVTDGGTAVGIVTEADLATAVS
- a CDS encoding DASH family cryptochrome; translated protein: MSDTDVLWLRRDLRLHDSPALAAAAAADELLAVYCFDPREYGDRPFGGRDSFRYRKTGAHRVRFRREAVADLRERLRERGGELLVRHERPERALRTVADAVDADTVHYHTRPSPEEMGVEEAVREQFRNRPTATERHWGHTLYHVDDLPVRYTEIQDTYTPFRNTVEAGAEVREPLETPELPPTPATEPSPGEIPTPETLGVEPATPDDRGVHPFPGGESAALDRLESWMWDGDNLRSYRDTRNGMVGPDYSSKFSPYLNEGCLSPRYVKREVDRYEAERVSNDDTYWLVFELLWRDFFQFQVAKHGATFFERPGIRDREIDWADPETDPKAASQFRRWCEGATGIPFVDANMVELNQTGYVSNRGRQIAASFLANNLRIDWRRGAAYFERRLVDYDPASNYGNWAYIAGVGNDSRNRHFDVSSQAEKYDPDGTFVRRWLPALSDVPADAVHEPWTLTPAQQRRHGVELGIDYPEPVVDLEASYEKLP
- the psmB gene encoding archaeal proteasome endopeptidase complex subunit beta translates to MRPTSDSDDLISGVDDQTVFGPEIGEFEDTERRAAADDAGEMKTGTTTVGLKADDGVVMATDMRASLGPMVSSKNVQKVEEIHPTAALTIAGSVSAAQNLIETLKAEVRLYEARRGEDMSMEALSTLTANLLRSGGFFIVQPILGGVDSEGSHVFSIDAAGGTTYENYTVTGSGSQYALGVLEQQYEEGISVDDAETVAVSAVQSAMERDTASGNGINLAVVTDDGVDVTQEEDIDALL
- a CDS encoding C2H2-type zinc finger protein, with the protein product MTDEPDDTELSVPADAERFDCPHCDRVFARERHLNLHRGQAHPGVVTDAEAAAYRSAAEAEWTALRRYRYVALGVLVLLYFGFLVAFAVVGT
- a CDS encoding MATE family efflux transporter, which gives rise to MRRLARLAATVAGLLSAANVIGERRLRETVDLSWPRIVTGFAIMSKRTVDLAIVGIAVGAEAVAGLSVAAAFWQVGKFALIGLAGGTISLVSQNVGGDDEGRAREAVAASLLAATALSVPVAVVYAVAAGPLVGLVGGGADATRLGATYLAVVAPGLVFEGINLVASRTYAGVGDTVTPMGVRAAGAALNVLVSVVLVFGAGLGVLGAAVGTTAATGVVTLVFAWGLSGRSYFGRGASPLPVGLRTRPSVPLLRQLGRVAAPLVARRIAQGVVVFPLLAVAATFGEIVLAAIGVARQVRQLLNSFTWGFSVAASTLVGQALGAAEETSAVAYGREIVNLSAVVYVLAAAVVAVAARPVAAVFVDAGAVDTTAVFVAVAAVSAVPLGVDGSVTGTLRGAGDTRVPFVAALAGLYLVALPLAYLGTVTTLGAVGLLAALVAETLVPMVVNLLRFRRRTWLSVSRSLRPDAAD
- a CDS encoding DUF555 domain-containing protein, which gives rise to MSNYLVALEAAWLVRDVEEVDDAIGVAVSEAGRRLNEADKEYVEVNVGATPCPACGEQFDSAFIAAETALVGLFLEIEIYNADSEEHAARIAKSEVGGALRDIPLEVIEVVEDPDPEQVPADEAA